AAGCTGTGGTTCTAAAAAAATATAATCCTTTATGCTTTGAATCCAAATACCAGCTTCTGCACTCAACCACTCCTCAACTAGTAAACTCCCGGTCAGCTGGGTTTTGAACGAACTTTCTTGCTTGAGTCCGGGATCGCCTTCTTCAATCCCTGCTACTGATTGGTGTAAGCCATTGCTGAATAATTCGTGAATTTCAGGTGATCGTTGTGTCCAACCACTATTGATCGCAATTGTAACAGGGTCTAAATTAAAAATCGCTCCGGATGCAATCGAATAATTATGGTAGAATTTCTGGATCTTTTGTATGCTTGGTGGGATGCTGCGGTCAATATAATCTACTTTGAAATGGTTAAGATCATATCGCAAACCTGCTTCCAGTTGAAATTGTTCTTTCATCAAATTCCATTTGGTGTATAATCCGGCATTATTCAAAAAGTAATCTGGAATTAATGGTATGATACCGGTTTCTTTGTTGGCGGTATTGATGTTAAATCTGTGGCTTATTCCATAACTTAATTGTTGATTTCCCAGATCGAATCGTTCATTCCAAATAAGATGACTACTCAAAAGGTTCAATGATAATGCAGGAATATCTGACTTTCCACTGCGACGTACATCATATTCTTTTCTTGAATTCCATTGCCCCGCAAATTGCAATTCGCGAAATCGATGATCTAAATCCCATTGAAAGGATGCTTTTAAAAGATGGTGGCTAACGTTCTGACGAGGAGCTTCAATTTGATAACTGAAATTATTTTTGGTAAAGAAGGGAATGTCCCTGCCTAAGGCTTCTTTCAAATCACTTAAATTTCCAATATGCGATCCTCTCAAGAGCCCTGGGCTGGAATGGAACAGCGAATAATAATATTTAACGAGTTTCGAAGGTTTTTTTTGTAAAACGCCCAAAGCTGAAATCGCAAAATCTTTTGTGCCGGTGTTGCTTAAATAATAATTCGGTGTGGAGTGGTCTCCGGATAATTTTCCGGAAGCTGTCAGTCTCCAATCTATTTTTTCTGTCGATTGTTCTAACTTTAATCCGATGTGATACGAACGACCGTTCGTTCTGTAAATGCTTTGCACATTGCCATGTAAATGCGGGTCTTTAAGTATGGGGCCGGGCTCCATAAGAATCATTCCACCTAATCCATTTCCACCATAACTTATGGCATCCACGCCTTTAATGACCTTGATCTCACTGGCTGCAAAGGGATCTATTTCTGGCGCATGATCTGCACCCCATTGTTGTGCAGATTGGATGATGCCATTGTTGACCAAAGTGATTCGGGTCCCGGTGAGCCCCTGAATGATGGGTATAGCGATTGTGGTTCCATTTTTTAATGATTGCACTCCAATGATGTTCTGCAATATACTGGCAAGCGGCTGGTCAGATTGTGACTGGATTTCTTTTGAGTGAAGGGTGTGTTTGCTTGCACCTGTGTTTTTTGATTTGTAGTCGCTCACTTCGACACTTTGTAATGTATGTGCATGATGCTCCATTAAAACCGTAAAATTAGTGTCCCGGTGAATGCTCATATATATTTTAACGGGATCACATCCAAAATGATGGATGGTGATATGATATTCACCGGGACACATGCTGCCAATATTGATTTCACCTTTAACATTCGAGGTGTAGGCATTACCTGTTTCTTGAATGAAAAGAGTAGCAAATTCAAGTGGATGATCATCGTGATGATCCATGACTTTTACTCCCCAGCGAATTTTACAGTCCTGAGTAAATGCATAATATACCTGGAAGGTAAAAAGTAATATGTTTAAAATCCGGCTCACAGCGATCAGCGGACTATTATGTTAAAATCAACTTCAATATCCGTTTCTCCGCCAGCATTGGCAATATTGCCTTGGGAGACCCCTGGCGCCGATTTATCAGGCGCATGTCGTAGTACTACTTTTAAATTAGTCTGGCCTGCCTGGGCTGATTTTAATGTAAATTGAGCACCTAAAGGGTAAGCATTTGCATCCTGGTCTGCGTAAGAAATATCTAGAATTGTGGTGCCGCTACTTGAATAAAAGAATTGGTGTTCCTCCTTTTCAGCGTCAACTTCGTCTGAAATATTGATCGCCGGACTAAGCGATTCATTTAAGAGAAGGATAACAGCTGAATATTCTGTTTGGGCATTGAGATCTGGTGTCACGACAACCGGTGGAAGGCCCCCGCTTCCATCAAGGTCTATGAAAGAAATATGAATCGTATCGTTCTGTACTGTATCTACAAGTTGAATATATACGGAAGTAATGAGTTCAGATTCATTGGGAATGATATCGTCGCCACAAGAAGAAGCAAGGATTAATAATAAAGCCCAAAATTGTATTGTTGAAAAGATATTTTTCATAAATATGATTTTTAAAAATGAAATCTGTTTTGCAATAGCAAAGCAGTTTATAGTAAATTATAAAATAAAAATTTGTTCTAAAGGCTATTAAGCCATAGGGGGTGCCCGGCCTCTGAAAATGCAAAAGCAGGTATGTTCAAAGGAACTGAACGAACTACTAATTTCTTGTCCATTTGAATAGTTGTTCAAACTTGCAGATGGGTTGAAAAAACTAAACACGTCTGCATTTAAAAACAAATCGCATAGACTGCAGGATTCAATAGGAACGGAATAATGTGAATCGTGTTGACAGCCTTTATTAAAATCGCGATGATAGATTTTCCTGTGGCAGGGATCTTCTTCTTTGTCTATCGAATGTTCAAAAGAATGATGATGTTGATTATTTTGACTTTCGACTATATGTAGAGATGGTAGAATTGCAATAATAGCCAACACCAAAACAATGGATAAACACATAGGAATTCTTAACCACCGTCTCTTGTGGGCGATCATTTGCAACCATCTATATTTTTTTCTGATTTTCAAATTCTCCACAATAACAAATAAATCACTGGAAGGGATTCTACACACCAAATATACGATTAAAAGTTGGATGGAAAAAAATTTAAAATATGGCATATTCATACAACATATTAAATATTATTTATATATTTGACCCGAATTCTACACACAGCCCTCCCGAATTCAGCAGCAAAGGAATTTAAATAATTCAAAATATGAAAACTACCTGCTTCAGGCTGTGCCTGCTATTTATTTTATTTAAACTAGACATCCATGCAATGGATTTTAGTTTTTATTTGGAATGTCCTCCAAATCTTACCATCCAATGTACTGATGATGTGTCAAATTTGGATAAATACGGCCAGGCATATGTCTGGTTGAATTACAAGAAGAAGCCACTGGCCGCAAAAACTACGATTTACAATACCAATGCGTGTGGCATTGGAACGATTACCAGAACCTGGGAAGCAGAGGATCCATATTGGAAAATTCACACCTGCAGTCAGATTATTACAGTAACGGGTTCAATATTATTCTCAGGAAAGGACATTTTTTGGCCTCGTGATACAAGCATCGAAGGATGTAATCCCAACCCGGATCCTAAAAATTTGCCTTACGGTTACGCATATCCTCAGTTCAATCGTTTGAAGTGCAGTCAGGCCATGTATTCTTATAAGGATAGTAAATTCACGGTCTCGGCTGGTTGCATGAAAGTACTTAGGGAATGGAAAGTGATTGATTGGTGTCAATATGTACCTAATAAATATCCAGCTGTCGGACAGTGGTCATACATTCAGGTTATTAAACTTGTTGTCAATGATTCAAGTGCAGTGCTCAATTGTCCAAAAGATACATTGGTTGATACGAAACTCGATTGTAAATCTACATATGTCCAATTAACTCCTGCAACTGCTGTTTCAAAATGCGGAAATGCACTTGTGATTCGGAATACATCACCTTATTCAAAAAGTAAAGGCGCCGATGCTAGTGGTGATTATCCTTTAGGAACAACTGAGTTTTATTTTTATGCGGAGTATGGATGCGGTAAAGAATTAAAATGTAAAGTACGCGTAACTGTGCGCAATAAAATTGGTCCTATACCATATTGCTTGAATGGTTTGATCGTTGCACTCATGCCGGTCGATACCAATAAAGACGGAACTCCGGATGACGGCATGGTTCAAATTTGGGCCAAAGATTTTAATCTCGGTTCCTATCATCCATGTGGATATAAACAATTAAAGTTTTCGTTCTCAGAAGATACATCGCACATGTCCCAGGTTTATACTTGTGCTGATCTCGGTAAAAATGAAGTAAGGATGTATGTTACCGATTCTTTGGGTAACCAAAGTTTTTGTAAGACCTATGTAGAAATTCAAAATAACAATGCGCGCATTCCGGATTGCAAAAGGAAAGACAGCATCACCACTTCAACGGTGCTAATTGCGGGCCTTGTACTCGATCCAACAGGCAATCCATGTCCGGGCATCGTCACGCGATTAATAGGAGAAACCACATCAACTATCAATGTTCATACGGATACCATCATAAAAACTAAGTACGACACCATAGTTGCACCAAGTGGTACGGTCTTTTACATTCGCAGACAAGACACAAGTTATGCCACAAAATCAGATACGAGCTATCAGATATGGGAGAAAGAACTTGCAACAGCTTCAGATGGAAAATATACTTATTCTAAATTGGCGAAGTCCAAAAATTATACGCTCTCCCTCGATAGACGTGAATCTGAATTTAAAGGAATCAATATCAATGATGTGATTGTTTTATTAAAACATATTATAGGTACTGAAAAGTTGACCGACCCTTACAAGCTTTTAGCAGCTGATGTAAATGGAGATGAGTTGGTTGACCAAAGTGATTTTGATTTACTCTACGACTTGGTTCTCGGTATAGCTGATTATCAGACCTTATCCAAACATTGGAGATTGTTGCGCAAACCCATTTTGTTTAAAGATCCATTCAATCCGTTCACCACGCCAATGGAAGCATCTGTCGATTTTAAAGCAGTCCAGATAGATTATCCTCAAGTCAACTTTACGGCTGTTAAAATTGGAGAATTAGATGGGTTCGACGGACTTGCTCAGATTCAGGACAGATCAAAGGATCTTAACAAAACTGTGACAGGCAATATGAGTGAACTGGTAGTTTATCCCAATCCGGTGAGTCAACAACAAGTGTATTTCAATTTTAACTTAAACCAAAAATCTCAGGTCAACATAAGATTTTATAATCAACAAATGCAACTGGTAAAACGCATTTCAAGCTCTTTCGAAAAAGGCAGCCAGCATCTGGAAGTAAACCTTTCCGATGTTCAGGCAACTGGTATTTTGTTCTATGAGCTTACAGATGGTAGTTCCAATCTGTATGGAAAACTGATTTACTCAAAATAAGAAGATTAGGGTTAAAACTACGACGTTAGGCCGGGTCTTTCAAGGCGAGATCCGGCCTTTTTTTTGCAGGATTTACAGGATTGACAGAATTGAGGAGGTTGGCAGGATTGATTTGATTAAGTATTAGAGATTATGGAGCATGGAACCTAGGTAAGAGATTATAGATTATAGAGCAAGGAGTTAAGATTTTTTGAATTTGGAGTAAAGTATAAGTGAAATAGTGGAAATAATTACCACTTTATGGAACTAACATACGTTAGTATTTGTTTTTTCGTAGTAGTCAAGCAGCGAAAAGCGAAAAGCGATATTACTTAACAAGTAAAGAACGGAAAAATAATTCAAAAAAAGATGAATTTTATTGAACTAACATTCGTTAGAGTGTATTTTTTTTCCTACAAGCCTCCCGACATTATAAAGTTATTGCAAATAAGAAGTTTATTTATGTCGGGAAAGCCTACAAGCCTAATCTTCCAGCTTTACTCCCAAACTTCAGCGCCTCATTGGTTATCAACACTCCAATCAAGATGCATAAAAATCCTACCAGATCATTCCACAAAATCGATTCACCATCCATCCAACCTACAATGATGGCTACCAGGGGCATCAAATAGGTCACACTGCTGGCGAACAAAACGTGGACCCTTTGAATTAGGATATTAAAAAGAGTCATTGCCAAAGCGCTGCCGAGTAAGCTCAAAGCTAGTAAATGATAAAAGGAATTGTCTTGCGCTAAGGATATGGGTATTTGTTGGAACGATCCATTTATAAAGCAAGCGGGAATACAGATGATTAGCGTAAATAAGTACATCAATGTTGTCATCTCAGTACCTGGGATGCCTTGCAATTTAGACTTAATGGTATTTCCATTGATTCCGTACAAAATGGGTACGGTGAAAGCTACAAATAAAAAGAAAGCTTCTGCTTTAAGTTCTGCATTAGGTCTTAATAAAATTAGACAAAATGCTCCGATCAGTGCGATTGCGGTTCCTATAAATTTTGTCTTTTCGTTTCGTACTGAAAAAAATAAAACGCCCAAGCCATAAGTGCATATTGGCGTAAATGCATTGATAATACCTGCAACTGAACTCGAAATTTTTTGCTGGGCAAAAGGATATAAGTAAGCGGGAAGAAAAGATCCGATGATGCCAACAAAGGCGATGATATAATATTTTTCTTTAGGTACAATCTTTAGTGCACTTGGTAAAAATGGTAACAGCGCTATACTGCTGA
The genomic region above belongs to Saprospiraceae bacterium and contains:
- a CDS encoding TonB-dependent receptor, whose protein sequence is MSRILNILLFTFQVYYAFTQDCKIRWGVKVMDHHDDHPLEFATLFIQETGNAYTSNVKGEINIGSMCPGEYHITIHHFGCDPVKIYMSIHRDTNFTVLMEHHAHTLQSVEVSDYKSKNTGASKHTLHSKEIQSQSDQPLASILQNIIGVQSLKNGTTIAIPIIQGLTGTRITLVNNGIIQSAQQWGADHAPEIDPFAASEIKVIKGVDAISYGGNGLGGMILMEPGPILKDPHLHGNVQSIYRTNGRSYHIGLKLEQSTEKIDWRLTASGKLSGDHSTPNYYLSNTGTKDFAISALGVLQKKPSKLVKYYYSLFHSSPGLLRGSHIGNLSDLKEALGRDIPFFTKNNFSYQIEAPRQNVSHHLLKASFQWDLDHRFRELQFAGQWNSRKEYDVRRSGKSDIPALSLNLLSSHLIWNERFDLGNQQLSYGISHRFNINTANKETGIIPLIPDYFLNNAGLYTKWNLMKEQFQLEAGLRYDLNHFKVDYIDRSIPPSIQKIQKFYHNYSIASGAIFNLDPVTIAINSGWTQRSPEIHELFSNGLHQSVAGIEEGDPGLKQESSFKTQLTGSLLVEEWLSAEAGIWIQSIKDYIFLEPQLEPRLTIRGAFPVYLYKQTDARLYGIDLTFRFEFNHKWQMIHKFSYLRGQETSGTPLVYMPPHQLSGSLHRYILPGKKFRKLDLFVSASYHFRQNHYSIKTDFLEPPPAYLLITAGIDTEMIIFDQKWHIGLEIDNLWNERYRDYLNRLRYFADEEGRSFRILLKMEF
- a CDS encoding type 1 periplasmic binding fold superfamily protein gives rise to the protein MKNIFSTIQFWALLLILASSCGDDIIPNESELITSVYIQLVDTVQNDTIHISFIDLDGSGGLPPVVVTPDLNAQTEYSAVILLLNESLSPAINISDEVDAEKEEHQFFYSSSGTTILDISYADQDANAYPLGAQFTLKSAQAGQTNLKVVLRHAPDKSAPGVSQGNIANAGGETDIEVDFNIIVR
- a CDS encoding T9SS type A sorting domain-containing protein, producing the protein MKTTCFRLCLLFILFKLDIHAMDFSFYLECPPNLTIQCTDDVSNLDKYGQAYVWLNYKKKPLAAKTTIYNTNACGIGTITRTWEAEDPYWKIHTCSQIITVTGSILFSGKDIFWPRDTSIEGCNPNPDPKNLPYGYAYPQFNRLKCSQAMYSYKDSKFTVSAGCMKVLREWKVIDWCQYVPNKYPAVGQWSYIQVIKLVVNDSSAVLNCPKDTLVDTKLDCKSTYVQLTPATAVSKCGNALVIRNTSPYSKSKGADASGDYPLGTTEFYFYAEYGCGKELKCKVRVTVRNKIGPIPYCLNGLIVALMPVDTNKDGTPDDGMVQIWAKDFNLGSYHPCGYKQLKFSFSEDTSHMSQVYTCADLGKNEVRMYVTDSLGNQSFCKTYVEIQNNNARIPDCKRKDSITTSTVLIAGLVLDPTGNPCPGIVTRLIGETTSTINVHTDTIIKTKYDTIVAPSGTVFYIRRQDTSYATKSDTSYQIWEKELATASDGKYTYSKLAKSKNYTLSLDRRESEFKGININDVIVLLKHIIGTEKLTDPYKLLAADVNGDELVDQSDFDLLYDLVLGIADYQTLSKHWRLLRKPILFKDPFNPFTTPMEASVDFKAVQIDYPQVNFTAVKIGELDGFDGLAQIQDRSKDLNKTVTGNMSELVVYPNPVSQQQVYFNFNLNQKSQVNIRFYNQQMQLVKRISSSFEKGSQHLEVNLSDVQATGILFYELTDGSSNLYGKLIYSK
- a CDS encoding EamA family transporter, which translates into the protein MKQHTPGLWDWSILLLLALIWGFSYYFIKHSLTGFKPDQIASLRMVFSSIALLPFLPSALKIVPKEKYYIIAFVGIIGSFLPAYLYPFAQQKISSSVAGIINAFTPICTYGLGVLFFSVRNEKTKFIGTAIALIGAFCLILLRPNAELKAEAFFLFVAFTVPILYGINGNTIKSKLQGIPGTEMTTLMYLFTLIICIPACFINGSFQQIPISLAQDNSFYHLLALSLLGSALAMTLFNILIQRVHVLFASSVTYLMPLVAIIVGWMDGESILWNDLVGFLCILIGVLITNEALKFGSKAGRLGL